Part of the Chloroflexota bacterium genome, TCACCAGAGCCCCGTCGCGTCGTCATGAGAGAAAGAGGGCAACCGCATGACCCATTGCTCCGGTTCTCTCCGCATGCTATATAGGGAGAAGCCCTGGAGCGAATTCCATAGGACCCTGGAGAAGGGATGAGAGAAATCCGCCTTCCAGAACACAACCCGATCACCCTGACCCATGTGTGGTACGCACTGCCCGGCCTCATCCTGCTCGCGGCGATCTGGGGATCCGGCCAGATCGCCCCCAACGATTTCTGGTGGCATATCCGCACGGGAGAGGTGATCCTGTCCACCCGACATATCCCCCGGGTGGACCTCTACACGTTTACGCACCCGGGCGAGCCCTGGATCTATCAGGCGTGGCTCATGCAGATCGGCCTGTACCTGATCTATCGGGCCGGTGGAGCGCCCCTGTCGCTCTTCGTCCACGCCCTGCTCATCGTCGGCGGGTACCTGCTCCTACAGCGAGGCCTGCTCCGGATCACCCGGGGGAACGTCCGGCTGTCCGCCGTCCTGACGATCCTGGCCGCCGTGTTGGGCATGGAGAACTGGGCCGTCCGCCCACAGGGGATCTCCTTCCTTCTATTTGGTTGGACGCTGTTTTTGCTCATCGGTTACCAGCACGGCCGCAAGGCCGCCCTCTGGCTGCTTCCTCCGACCTTCCTCCTCTGGGTGAACGCACACGGCGGCTTCATCTTCGGTCTGGCGCTGGTGGGCAGCTTCGTCCTCGGCGAGCTCTGGGACGCCTGGCGTCAGAGGCAGCCCCTGCCGCTTCGTGAGGTCGCCCTTCCCGGGGCGACGGCGCTCGCCGCCCTGGCGCTCAACCCGGTCGGCCCGCTGGGCATCGCCCGGTACGTCCTCAGCTTCGTGCAACACCGCGGCACACGCACGCTGAACCTGGAGTTCCAGCCGCTCACCATCCGAACGCTCTCGGGCGCCCTGTTCGTGACCCTCGTCATCCTCCTGATGGCCATCCTGCTGCGCCGCCGATATCGCCCCAGCACCTTTGAGACGTTGGCCCTGCTGGGGTTCGGGCTCCTGGCGCTGTGGGCGATCCGAAATCCGCCCTGGTTCGGGCTCGTGGCTGCGCTGGTGGCGGCACGGGCGCTGGCCATGACGCCGGGCCAACGGAAGGTCCCGCGCCCCCGCCGTCGAGCCGACGCGATCCTCCTGCTCACCCTGATCGCGTTGGACATCATCTGCCTGCCATGGTTCCGCAGCGCGTTTCCGCAATGGAGGGAACGCCGCGGTGTGATCATGCGGGACACCCCCATCGCCGCCACCGCCTACGCGTGCGAACACCTCCCCGCGGACGCCCGCATCTTCAACGAGATGGGCTACGGCAGCTACATCATCTGGGGATGTCCTCGCCTGCCGGTCTTCATCGACACCCGGGTGGAGCTGTATCCACTGGAGGAGTGGCAGGACTACCTGGCCATCAGCATCGCCCGGTACGACTGGCAACGGCTGCTGGACCGATATGGGATTACGCACCTATTGCTGAGCGCCGGGAACCAACCGTATCTTATCGAGGCGGCCTCCGAATCCCCCTGCTGGAAGGAGCTCTACCGGGATGAGATCAGCGCCATCTTCGAGCGAGTAGGAGAGGGCATATGCCCAAAGCCTTGACCGTGCCAAGACGCTCCCTGGTGCGCCTCGGGCTTGCCCTGACGCTGGCGGCATTGGCCTGGGAGCTCTGGCGTTGGGCGGGACAGGGGTTCACCTTCCACATCGACGATTTCGTCGAGTACTGGGCGGCCGGCCGGCTGTTCCTGTCCGGCGGCAACCCCTACGACCCGCCGAGCCTCCTCCGGGTACAGCGATCGGTCGGATGGGCGGATCCCCAGCCGCTCATGATGTGGAATCCCCCCTGGACGCTGGCGCTGGTGATCCCGTTCAGCCTGCTCCCCTACACCCTGGGGCGCATCGCCTGGTTCATCTCACAGACGGGGTTCCTGCTGCTCAGCGGCGGCCTGTTATGGCGGATCTACCAACCTCATGACCGGCGCGTGTGGCCCGGGCTGGTGCTCAGCATGATCTTCGTGCCCTCCCTGTTCGCGATCCGCATGGGGCAGATCGCCCCATTCCTGCTGGCGGGTTGGGTGGGCTTTCTATGGTTCCAGCGCCAACGGCGCGACGTGCTGGCCGGAGCCTGTCTGGCGCTCCCGGCCGCCAAGCCCCACCTGCTCTACCTATTCTGGATCCTCCTCCTCCTGTGGGTATGGCAGAACCGGCGATGGAAGATCCTGGCCGGCCTGGCGGCAACCCTCATGCTGACGACCGGGCTGCTGATGGCCCGATCCCCCGCCCTGCCGGCGCAATACCTGGCCACCTTCACCCAGGAGCCGCCGCTGTACTGGGCGACGCCCACCATCGGGGCCATTCTGCGGCTCATCTTCGGGATCGACCGGTCCTGGCTGCAGTTCCTGCCGCCGGCCCTGGGGGCCCTACTGGGCCTGTTCCTCATGCGGCGATGGGGGAGCGGATGGACCTGGGAGGACAGAGGGCCACTTATCCTACTCCTGTCCGTGAGCACGGCCGCCTTTGGATGGTCCCTGGATCAGCCGATCCTGCTCCCGGCGATCATCCTCTCCTTCGCTCGCGCGTGGCGAACGCCGCAGAGTCGAACGATCTGGCTGGTCGCCTTCGGGATAGTGGAGATCCTGGCTCTGAGCTTCAACCTGCTCAGCATCTCGGACATCTGGTATGTATGGCTCGCGCCGGCGTGGCTATGCGTGTATCTCCTCTCCACGCGAGTCGCGCCCCATCCTGAGCCCTCCTCCCCGCACACCTGACGCCGAACGCCGCCGCTGACGTCTCCGCGACGTTCCATCATTCTTATAGAAGCCCCCCGCCAACCGGGCGCAACCAACAGCCCCCCTCGATCCCAGAAGCCCCATATATGGGCGATGACGCGAGAAAAGGACGATATAGCTCCCCAGTTCCCGGCGGGAGCGAGGAACTGGACTCCAGTACCATTGAATGTTCCCCCCTATCTGGCATATACTCAGGGTGCAACAAGAGGGGCGTATCAAGATCACCTAGGCAACCGCCCCGGAGGCCTAAGCAGTGAGCTTGAACCCATACACTACTGACTTCATGGAGTCATAACCATCATATGGATGAGGAGGGTGAAAATGCGTAATTGGACCGATGTGATCCACTGGCTGAAGCTGTGGCTGGGTG contains:
- a CDS encoding DUF2029 domain-containing protein translates to MPKALTVPRRSLVRLGLALTLAALAWELWRWAGQGFTFHIDDFVEYWAAGRLFLSGGNPYDPPSLLRVQRSVGWADPQPLMMWNPPWTLALVIPFSLLPYTLGRIAWFISQTGFLLLSGGLLWRIYQPHDRRVWPGLVLSMIFVPSLFAIRMGQIAPFLLAGWVGFLWFQRQRRDVLAGACLALPAAKPHLLYLFWILLLLWVWQNRRWKILAGLAATLMLTTGLLMARSPALPAQYLATFTQEPPLYWATPTIGAILRLIFGIDRSWLQFLPPALGALLGLFLMRRWGSGWTWEDRGPLILLLSVSTAAFGWSLDQPILLPAIILSFARAWRTPQSRTIWLVAFGIVEILALSFNLLSISDIWYVWLAPAWLCVYLLSTRVAPHPEPSSPHT